The segment CTAGGGAGCGGAGGTTGTATCTGGCTGTCTTGTGGCCTGTAGGATACTGTAATTTTGTACATAATTTGCCTAGTTTAAGAGCATGCAGTAAGAAGCACTTTTGAGTTTTGATtagttttaatttgtttgtaaacAGAGAGGTCTGACTAGGGTCAGATTGACTCCAAACATAAGTAATGTTACTATTTTGGAAAACATAACTTTATGATAAGGTTcagtagttaacattagttaacatgaacaagtacaacaatattttttttccccattatcTTGTGTTATTTCAtcgctttttttaaaatgagcacACCATTATAAGAAACTGAGGGGTTAGAGATTTATTATaggaatatttatattatttattatttatatcattttatgagtttaataatCCCAGGATAAATGGCAAAAGATATTCACCAggaaaaagacatttatttcataattataattatttttgacACACTTTAATTACTGGGGTCCCAATAAGGAAGTGCAGTGGATCTCAACAGAACATAAGGGTTAAAGAAATTAAGCAAATGAAATGACaacagaaaatgaaaacaagATTTTAAATAGTGAAAGTGTGTGTTGTTGTGCAACatatttctcaatacttagtaTTGCAGTTCTCCAAACCAACTTTCAGCTTGGCACAGCAGTTagtttcacatttaaaatgtactaaaacTACCACATTTCATTCATGTCTCAAATAAACTTCCTTAATACTATATAGGTTGTCGACCAACAAACTCAATTTATCACTCATGAAACAATGAcctaaaaaaacagaaacatatatatatatatatatatatatatatatatatatatgtgtgtgtatgtatgtatgtatgtatgtatgcatgcgtgtgtatatatatatatattattacacacatatattacacacacatatatatatatatatatatattattattcaaattcCCGCTATGATACTAATTATGACAGATAGAAAAATTAATGtctttatattttacatatatttaaggCTAAAATCTTTTTCCAAAATTAGTTTTCTTCAACCTTTGACCTTGTTTTAGGTTTCATCATTTATAACTGACTTATAttatgttaaattatttttggcaaattgcctgaaacttcacacacaatCAAACGCATTTTCACTATCTGAAAAGTAGGGAAAAAGTcttagtgtttttaaaaaaaaaaaaaaaaaaaacattaaaaggcTTTATTAACATTCCATTTCATCTTGTGCTACTATATTTCATTTGGAACTCGtgtgaaaatgtcaaaaacttGACTCAAATTCAGATGCAACTTGTGAAACCAtgtcttttttacatttaaaaaaaaaaaaaaaaaaaaaaacattgtttcttTCATGGAATTCCAAATCAATGATTgtagcacaaatggaaaatcaAGAAGACTCTTCTTTTTCAGTGTAGCCCACACTTTCCACACACAACTCGATATTGACCTCATTTTTGGAGCATATCTGCTTGTCAGTGTATAGTGGCATCTTTCCTGACCTCTGGTTGAAGTATGGATCACATCTTCCAAACTAGCATAGGATAATGCACAAAAATGCCTGACTTCCACAACAGTCTATGACTTCTATTCTTCATCTCTGCCATCACCCTCACTGCTTCTATCCTCCTTGATCTTCAACTTATTCCTTTCTTACTACAACCTTATTTTCTGATGCACTGCTGTCAATATCATCAATACATTCTGGAAAAGGTACAGCTTTCCCTCTCTATAAAACTTATATAAAACTTACTAACATCAACCTAAAACACAAGCAAAAAGGCTATTATCCTACCTGCCAGTAATAAACAATTGTGCAACTACACAGAAAATATGTATCCCCTAAAAGAACTTTGTCATTTATGCATAATGCacacttttttttgtctttgagtattgattttacaaaatatgcattaaaattaccaaaaacttttggatgtacaatatttttttatattgaatttatatttatttcctaGTCTAAAATGAACTCACAATGGAGCCTTGACAGCATGTGACCTAACATGTGCTAATGTCTCCTTCACGTCCTTGTTGCCAAAAATGTCAAGCACATGGCacataaattttattttcactGGCTGAAGGGGATGTCATAtgataatactaataatatatatatatatatatatatatatatatatatatatatatatatatatatatatatatatatatatatccatctCATGTCCATCTCAACATTATGTGCTTTTCCAAGGTCTGCTGACTAGCCCAACTGAAATGTGAAATGATGTCACACTAATGTGAGATCTTATGACTAAGTATAAGTAATCGCTAAGTATGACTAAGTAATCACACCTATAGCTAATTTATAAGAAAATGCAGTCATTTTAGCCTCAGAGGCATGAATGTACTCTATAATATTGCAACATTTAACTTGAATTCAATTTTCATGCTTAGGATTTCACACACAGTTTTAATCATATATTCAGAATGAGATATAAATATAGAACAGGTTAATGGTGCTTCCCCTTGGCTCAGCGAGGGGCACATGTTAAAATGGGACATGACTCAGGGTCTCCCGCAGTATGACATCCCAGCCCCCAACCAGACAGCTGCCAAACTGCTGTGACAGAACCCTGCTTCCAGCTAACCCTGTAATTCCAAAATCACATGCCCTTGTATCCACTCTGTTTGTCATATTCCATCTTTATTAATTCATCATTCAAACACGTAAAGACGTTGAAATGTCTGTTCTCTATGGAGCATGAATATTAACTGGATAGGATGGAAGGGATAGGCTGACTAAACCTCTCTAGCATCCTCCCTCCTTCCCTCCCTCCCTTTCCTCAAAATTCCACGCCCTAGCGGATACACAGACGCCAGCAGACGCAGTCTGGGTAATCTCAGCAGACACGCCGTCCTCCTCTCTTTCTACCAGCCAGTGGATACAGCCACTTTGTGCCATACGGTAAGTCCTTTATCCATCATAACAACAGCCATCCTCCTCTTTCTGCATGTGCTTGTGTGTTTAAGGACTAGCATGATGAATGCGACAACTAGAGATGGTAAATTCACATTGGCTATAGGTGCGGCAGCCAGAGAGTGAAGACAGACAGAGTTATATAGGAAAATGAATGGCTATTTATCCTGTGAGGTAGACACTGCAGTCTAGCAGGTGAGAAAAAAAGGCTGCCTGCATGCTAAAATGGTGTAGTCATCCATGACATGAATGAAGCCATGTGGAAAAGAACAAAGACATGGATTTAATAAAGGATAAAGGACATTCAGTGAAATTAAAGAGAATGTGCTGGCAGATACATATTAAGATGCATGGAGAGTTAGCTAGGTGGGCGGGCGGTTAGCATCTGAACATGATACACGCATGCTGGAAAACACGTGTGCTACATGCTACCATCACATGTAACGTTTCTTTCCTCAGCATCTGGCTGACTTTGCCTAAAAACACTGCACACTTGAAATGGAGTgatttgatggtttaacacttaAAAATAACATATCAGCAATATTTATcagcattttaatcaaatatatttaaagacctTGCTGTATGACTGAAATAACGAGTGGAGTTTCCTGTATAAAAcgcaaaagacaaaaacaaggTCAATGCTCTCAAAATCTCATCTGTCATCTCTACTGACAGCAAACATGTCTGACAAGCCAGACCTCACAGAAATCGCCAGGTTTGACAAAACCAAGCTGAAGAAGACTGAGACAAAAGAGAAGAACCCTCTTCCCACCaaagagagtgagtgtgtgttacatTACGGCATACGGTGTGTCCAATCATTTTGGGTGTGGTGTAGGTCTCTCTTCCCCCCCATCTGTCTTTCTCTTCTCTGCAGTGTTCTGTCTATCTTCACTCTTTATCATTTTGCTTCAGCCATTTGTTTCTCTTCCATTCTATCTCTATTTTTCATCCACTCTCACACTGCTCAGCATACAGCCTCTTTTTACAGCTTCTTATGTCAGCAGATGGATGTCAGTTCAAAGTCCTCCATCAGCATTGCAGTGCAGACCTAAGCCTGCTTGCAGAATTTCCCATGTGAATAAGCATCTTATTTGCAATAATGCCACGCTCCCTGGCATGGTTGTCTTTCAAACACATATCTGTCTCTCTTAAGAAGTTTTACTAGTACAATAAAGGCATTTATCCTGCAAAAggattaataaacattatatttaatCTTTCTCTGTTTTCAGCTATCGAGCAGGAGAGGAAAGGAGATGCCACCCCATGACCTAAGAGACAAGAAGACAAGCACAAAACATGTTCTTCTGACATGGCAGATATTACAATTCCTATTTCAGTTTAAAGGGTGCTATTGCCCCATGTGATGCATTGTTACCATGGCGATTGGAGTCACTGGGGCCTATGAATGGGAGTGTGATGAAGGGGGGTGACATGAGACAGGGTTTAAAATGGATATTTTACCAATTTCTGtttagtgcatttttttttttttttttttttttttttaaaagggttTCTTCATGAAATAAAGacaaaatgaaatgtaaaacaaataaaatgccAAAAATGACTCCTCTTCATAAAATGATCTTTCTGTAGGTGATTATTCAATGCTAATGATAATGTATGGTTTCagtgttttatggggactttccatagacataatgattttatacCGTATAAACTGCATATTCTATCCCTTTACTCTAATATGAttaatatgatttataagctgttttcctcatggggtcATTTTgtatggacacacacacacacacacacacacacacacacacacacacacacacacacacccttggGGGGtagtaatatgtttttaaattaatgcattatgcattaattaatgtcTTATGCATTTTTTGTTAtgaaaaacacagtaaaaaaaaaaaaaaaaaaaaaagtaattcctATAaaggcaaagttgaattttcagctgtcactgcagtcttcagtgtcacatgatcctgctcaagtaacatttattattgttatcaatgttgCAAACAGTTGCTCTGCTTAATATTTAGGTGGAAACCTGGATAGATTTTGTtaggattctctgatgaatagaaagtttaaaaagaacagcacttatttgactttttttttaaactgtctaTAAgtctactgtcacttttaatcaattgaatgcatcctcGATTAATAAAACCGTTGTCACACCATATGGGGTAAGTGGTCATAATGAGAACAGATTTGAGTAGAATGCATCTCTcgattttaaatatatcaaaatctGTCTGACTTGACATTCAtgggaatactttttgtgtgcaaaaaacaaaaaaataacacctttattcaacaatttcttctcttgcTTGTCATTCTCCTACTCTGTTGACGTAGTCAACAGTGCAGTGctaggttctacgtcagaatgctggctcatttttgttttttgtgcacaaaaagtattctcgttgcttcataacattaaggttgaaccacatggactattttaatgatgtctttacctttctgggccttgaaagtggtaactGTGTTGCAGTCTATCAGAGGCCAGAGAgctcacggatttcatcaaaaatatcttaatttgtgttccgaaggtgaactaaggtcttatgggtttggagcaacgtgagggtgagtaattaatgacagaattttatccAGCATGTTTTGTGGTGTAGCCAGCAGGGGCGCTACGATTAATTATGACACACCTGAAGCCACTCAAGTTATTATTCCCCACATCTGCTTTAAAACAGATTTAACATCATTAATGTTGAGGACATGAGCGACATTATGAGACACCTTAATCAAACCAATAATATCAAATCCCAAAGTTAATATAgtgctgagaaaaaaaaaaatgtcctcaCGTCAGGTTATAGGCTACCCACAGCTCGAACATCGCTGATTATCCGATACTACATGTATTTTACAGTGCTATTCTTGTTTTTACAATTAACACCTGCTGATGAGGTGCTAGAGGACGCGCCTAGATCTCCTTTGAAATCAAATCTGGTTGAGATGTTACTGTGAAGCGCGGCTGCGCTGGCGTCACTGTTCCTGCCACCCATCTACCACACTCACAATACCACAGCGCTTCTCCAACCCTTATCGTCTTTTATGACCAACTTATCGCTTTTAAAATCTAACATAACTAAAGCTAATAAAGTAAATTGATAAAGACTTAAAActccaataaaaacaaactgttttAACTGGTTTAAGTAGTCTAAGTTGCTTACGCAAACACCTAATAAACTGGTACTTTAATTGAATAAGAAAGAAGGTAGGCTGGCATTGAGGTAACACTGCATTTTTGCCCGGATCTACGAAGTTATATGTAAAAccttcagtaaaaaaaaaaaaaatcgcctCTTCTATGATAAACGTTTCATTAAAAGACTAAAgttattgaaaaagaaaactcTGGCATAAATATCATGCAATTTAACCATTTTATGAAAAAGCACATTTTGTTCAGGTCAAATGGGAAACCTATTTTTTTGTAGAAAAAGGTAGGCCTACAAATATTTTTCACAAAtaatcaaaaacacaaacatttcagAATTTTACGTGTTTTAAATCAAAGATTTCTCTTTTTTATCATCTCAGGCATCCTTATTTCCTTTCTAAATCACAAGGCGAAGAGCTTAACACAGTCAGTGACAGCACAGGCTAATGAACTGCACCTGAGCTTCTGTGAGCGACTAGTCAAAATGGATCATCTGTGCAGCAAGGTGAGCCGTGTTACCTGATATGGGGAGTAAACGCTGTAGTGATGGACTTCCAGGCATTTGAATgattactttcttattattacTTCATTGCCCGTAGTTGTTAAAGCGTGGAACTAAGCGACGTCTCATTGCCCTCAGTTTGTTACTCCATAAAACCATTCTGAGATGTCTGCGACAGAGCGTTTATGGCACAATGGCTCCGTTTAGGTTGGGTCTGCGTGTATCAGATCATTGTTTAATACGGGTTTGTTTTGTAACAAGTAGGTGTGGGAATTTGGGTTTCAGGCACCTCGTAGACTTGATGATGCCGATGTCCAATTAGTGGGGATTATCCTCACTTGCGCGTCCCTCCATTGTCTTCCAGCCAGCAGCATTGGTTAAACCATTAAACGaccatcaaataaatgctgttttgaaaAGGGATTTTTGAGTGGCTAACGATTTGATTCGAAGATGTCAATACGCGGTTTCAACAATTAATCTTCCACGAGCAACAGTATATAAAATCACATCTCCACACCGCGTATTAATTAATCGCAAAAGTCATCGAAAGTAAAATGATGAAATATAATCGTTCTCATGATTATCCTTTTGTTTACATTGCTCAGCTGTTGATCCCCTAGTGACAAATAATAACTTGGTGTGAATTAGCTTATCGGTTTTGAATTTGTCTTACATGACACATGATTGAATTGTGTAAACTCATCACCAactagttaaaaaaatgaaaactagtTGGCCTATCATTAAAAACTGATTTGTCTCCCTTATGAAAAAAGTATTTACTTTAAGCATATGACGATAtctttttttgaagaaaaacaaaacaaaaaaacaagtgaATTGACAACTTAAAACGTATCCATTCCGAGACACACAACCTAGGACTAAATCAATTAATAGACTAaatgcaataataatattattagttttattttgcagACTAGTGTTATGACATGTTGCACTCTATATACATGTATCGAACGTTTCCAGACATTTTTCACACCAGAGATGTTCCCAGGGGATCAGCTGGTCTTCTATTAACACTGAAGTGTCAGAGGCGTAGACGTGTTACATGTTATTTGCATGGCCCTTAGCGAACGGAGCCGAATGATTTTATGACTTTTTCTATACAATGTAGAGCAGCTCCTTACATTTCAGTGTCATTTCCCGGTTAAAAACTTTCTCAAAACGTGAAACGCAGAGTCTCAAATAAAGAAAGTCTATAAAGTCAAGAAGATGAACTAAATCAACaagaatttaaaatgttaaatgatgACTATACAGGCATATTCTCTATAGCCTCTctatatacatacattatatatatatatatatatatatatatatatatatatatatatatatatatatatatatatatatatatatatatatatatgtgtgtgtgtatagaatATACTAGGATTATTTATAAActaataaactcttaatttaagAAGGAATATAAAAGAACTATTTTGATGCAAACATGCATGTCCAGTGATACACGTCCAATAAACGGAATCAACAACCATTCATGAATACACACAACACCTTCAATAGACAAGTCTAATGAATGGATATTAACTGAACAGTTTGATGGCTTTGGACAGTTCAATTCAAAGTGTCTGATGAATACATATTGTATTAATGTAGCACAttagttacaaaaaaaaaaaacctgtgagtgaataaataaatgtatgaatagatagataaataaataaataaataaatagaaagatTTGTCTAGGAACACTCTGACACAACCCTCATCATGAACGATAGCTTAATGAAAGATAGGCTGAAGGGCTTAGTGAAAAGTGTTAATGCTTTGAAGTGCAGTTTAGGCCGCACAGTTCCAGTGATGACCTCGAAGTCTTTTCACAGCGAATTGTCAAAGGTTGGAGATCCCTGTCACTCAAAGTTGGCGACAGGTATAAATGCCTTGCTCGTTCAAGCACTCATTCACTTGTCTTCTGTCTCTTCCTGGGTATCCATCTCAGTGTTTGTGCTTTGCATCTCCACAAGAAGGGAGCATCGAGGTCGCTCACGCAGCAATGAACCCTTGCCAGCTTTTTGCATCGTTGGTGATGTCTATGTGCTGTCACATACTGTCGACAACAGCATGGTACAGAACATTCAAAATATGTTATCATACTTCAGTTGCTCTTTTGTCACAgttatttattaacaaaactTGCGTTAACGTCatgcttttttcttctttttttctaggTCGGTGAATAACTTCCTGATGACAGGACCAAAGGTAATTGAGGTTTTTACGCATTTATTTCAGtggatattttattatttatacttaaattaaaatgtctgaatgtaCAGTGTTTAATTAATGCTCATCTTTTACATCCATCAGGCTTACCTCACATACACCAGCAGTGTGCAGGCAGGGGCTCAGGTTGGTCTTGAAGAGTGCAAACATCAGTTTGCATGGGACAGGTGGAAGTGTCCGGAAAGCGCACTGCAGTTATCTACACATAACGGCCTGCGGAGTGGTAAGCACTAGTGTCAAAATTAGATATGATAcattctgggtttttttttttttttcactcttaaaatgtattttccaattaactttactttaaaaaatgtattgaatttgaccttttttgtaatattttattatagccACCAGAGAGACTGCTTTCGTTCATGCCATAAGTGCTGCTGGAGTTATGTACACTTTGACAAAGAACTGCAGCATGGGGGACTTCGAGAACTGTGGCTGTGACGACTCCAAAATAGGAAAAATGGGtaagacattattattattattattattattattattattaactatgaATATGTATGATTTAATGTTTTCAGACCAATAACATTAGACTTTCCGATTTTAATTTTTCCAAGGTGGTCGTGGTTGGGTTTGGGGAGGCTGCAGTGACAATGTTGACTTTGGAGAAAGAATCGCTAAACAATTTGTGGACGCGCTGGAAAATGGTCACGACTCTCGCGCTGCAGTAAATCTGCACAACAACGAGGCTGGACGACTCGTGAGTAGCTATAATTTTATTCTCTTATTAATCTGCTTTCTCTagtcaaataataataataataattaaaaaaaaaaccgtTATTTATTACAGTATGTGAGTCTAATGTGAAACTATTTACATTTCAGGCTGTCAAAGCAACACTCAAAAGGACCTGTAAGTGTCATGGTGTGTCTGGAAGCTGCAGTATTCAGACATGTTGGATGCAGCTTGCTGAGTTCAGAGATATCGGCACCTATCTGAAAATCAAGCATGATCAAGCACAGAAGCTGGAGATGGACAAAATTCGGATGAGGGCAGGTAACAGCGCGGATAATCGTGGCGCAATCGCAGACACGTTCAGTACCGTTGCGCGCACAGAACTCATTTACATGGAAGATTCTCCAGACTACTGCGTGAAAAACCTAAGCCTGGGACTACATGGAACAGAAGGCAGGGAATGCCTACAAAGCGGGAAGAATCTTTCACAGTGGGAGAAGAGAAGCTGCAGGCGGCTCTGCCACGAATGTGGTCTGAAAGTAGAGGAGAGGAGGATAGAGACTGTGAGCAGCTGTAACTGTAAATTTCACTGGTGTTGCACAGTCAAATGCGAAA is part of the Megalobrama amblycephala isolate DHTTF-2021 linkage group LG23, ASM1881202v1, whole genome shotgun sequence genome and harbors:
- the tmsb2 gene encoding thymosin beta, producing the protein MSDKPDLTEIARFDKTKLKKTETKEKNPLPTKETIEQERKGDATP
- the wnt8a gene encoding protein Wnt-8a ORF1, with the translated sequence MDHLCSKCLCFASPQEGSIEVAHAAMNPCQLFASLVMSMCCHILSTTAWSVNNFLMTGPKAYLTYTSSVQAGAQVGLEECKHQFAWDRWKCPESALQLSTHNGLRSATRETAFVHAISAAGVMYTLTKNCSMGDFENCGCDDSKIGKMGGRGWVWGGCSDNVDFGERIAKQFVDALENGHDSRAAVNLHNNEAGRLAVKATLKRTCKCHGVSGSCSIQTCWMQLAEFRDIGTYLKIKHDQAQKLEMDKIRMRAGNSADNRGAIADTFSTVARTELIYMEDSPDYCVKNLSLGLHGTEGRECLQSGKNLSQWEKRSCRRLCHECGLKVEERRIETVSSCNCKFHWCCTVKCETCTQTVTKYFCAKRHKNRRPHNSRKRQHSRNR